One window from the genome of Aeromonas sp. FDAARGOS 1405 encodes:
- the mscK gene encoding mechanosensitive channel MscK: MPSIRFKRVSATLLPLLCLLASLCVPQAMAQDVPSRNAVQRALDGLGKSETLTVSQQADQKLLTETLGLLDSIDKEEAKAKTQAQRIRNLPTELREISAKLDALTKGKSAEQIKSEYASMSLAELDSRQPEVLANMQAAQEALGAIGSQLTSLQTLPERAQASMSRAYQRSQEIRTRLNAGESVSSAEKMKLGAELALLDLQLAHLQKELDNRTSMQDLAIKQRDYQSARLASEEQKLQLLQDQSSAKRLGDTEKTAEQTGELVATEDSPLVQKEQELNHQLSQQLIGATTSLNSLVQKNLQAKSWLERGIQTERNLNEQVQMLKGNLLLSRILYQLYQQLEAAPTIAVKNLEEQIADLHLAQFELSQQRDQLFQKNLYLDNLIAGSKDPVSEEDKENLAKLLDTRINLLDQLNRQLDSQLTNAISLQLTQQQLARVYASIEFTLQQHIFWVSSNKPIDSKWFISWPAQAYKQASDWVLKPDWKRWREELLGISLLAFPLLLIGGLLVWKRPALVEREKKITKDLGRFRQDSQWHTPRALLYTVLQRLPGSMFILAGGLLLTYCGLLSPKLMFQITLNLALGYLVFSVYLAVMRPGGIAETHFRIPKAELQAKRNSMRYIWLPLLPLIMLATKAVVEPSTLGNDVIGQAMTLTLLGLAAYLVFPISRARIKGEASMQKSLIAIALALAPVALIVLAVLGYYYTALKLTGRLIESFYLIIIWSLVYRTALRGLELAARRLAYRRAVAKREHKSSEDAEGGESIEEQPMDLEDVSQQSLRLTRTVLMLIFGVAFYWLWSDLVAVFSYLDSMVLWHRSEGTGANAVLFPISLSDVLIGFLLLGGAWSLARNLPGLLEVLVLSKLNLAQGTAYAITTMLNYVLIGFGSLTALSMMGVQWDKLQWVAGGLSVGIGFGMKEILSNFVSGIIILFERPVRIGDTVTIGSFSGTVSRIRIRATTLTDFDRKEVIIPNQQLMTERLINWSLSDTVTRVIVRVGVAYGSDLELTRTLLKQAADENSRVLKDPAPIVYFLTFGASTLDHELRFFVSELGDRNPAVDELNRKIDQLFRENGIEIAFNQMDVYIKNMQGEEQKVESNSAALPPPAEDGKQPA; encoded by the coding sequence ATGCCCTCAATACGTTTTAAAAGAGTCTCGGCCACCCTGTTGCCGCTGCTCTGTCTCCTTGCCAGCCTCTGCGTGCCGCAAGCCATGGCGCAAGATGTCCCCTCTCGCAACGCAGTTCAGCGAGCGCTGGATGGTCTGGGTAAATCAGAGACCCTGACCGTCAGTCAGCAAGCGGATCAGAAGTTGCTGACCGAAACCCTCGGTCTGCTCGACAGCATCGACAAGGAAGAGGCGAAGGCCAAGACCCAGGCCCAGCGGATCCGCAACCTGCCCACCGAACTCAGAGAGATCAGTGCCAAGCTCGATGCCCTGACCAAGGGCAAGAGTGCCGAGCAGATCAAGAGCGAATACGCCAGCATGAGTCTGGCAGAGCTCGACAGCCGTCAGCCGGAAGTGCTGGCCAACATGCAGGCGGCCCAGGAGGCCCTCGGCGCCATCGGCAGCCAGCTCACCAGCTTGCAGACCCTGCCGGAGCGCGCCCAGGCCAGCATGAGCCGCGCCTACCAGCGCAGTCAGGAGATCCGTACCCGCCTCAACGCCGGTGAAAGCGTCTCCAGCGCCGAGAAGATGAAGCTCGGTGCCGAGCTGGCCCTGCTCGACCTGCAACTGGCCCACCTGCAAAAGGAGCTGGATAACCGTACCAGCATGCAAGATCTGGCGATCAAGCAGCGCGACTACCAGAGTGCCCGTCTCGCCAGCGAAGAGCAGAAACTGCAGCTGTTGCAGGATCAGAGCAGCGCCAAGCGCCTCGGCGACACCGAAAAAACCGCCGAGCAGACCGGTGAACTGGTGGCGACCGAAGACAGCCCGCTGGTGCAAAAAGAGCAGGAGCTCAACCACCAGCTCAGCCAGCAGCTGATCGGTGCCACCACCAGCCTCAACTCGCTGGTCCAGAAAAACCTGCAAGCCAAGAGCTGGCTGGAGCGCGGCATCCAGACCGAGCGCAACCTCAATGAACAGGTGCAGATGCTCAAGGGCAATCTGCTGCTGTCACGCATCCTCTATCAGCTCTACCAGCAGCTGGAAGCGGCGCCCACCATCGCCGTCAAAAACCTGGAAGAGCAGATCGCCGATCTGCATCTGGCCCAGTTTGAACTGAGCCAGCAGCGTGACCAGCTGTTCCAGAAGAACCTCTATCTAGACAATCTGATCGCCGGCAGCAAGGATCCGGTCAGCGAGGAGGACAAGGAGAACCTTGCCAAGCTGCTCGATACCCGCATCAATCTGCTCGATCAGCTCAACCGCCAACTCGACAGCCAGCTTACCAACGCCATCAGCCTGCAGCTGACCCAGCAGCAGCTGGCGCGGGTCTATGCCTCTATCGAATTTACCCTGCAGCAACACATCTTCTGGGTAAGCAGCAACAAGCCCATCGACAGCAAGTGGTTTATCAGCTGGCCCGCCCAGGCCTACAAACAGGCCTCCGACTGGGTATTGAAACCGGACTGGAAACGCTGGCGCGAAGAGCTGCTGGGGATCTCCCTGCTTGCCTTCCCGCTGCTGCTGATCGGCGGCCTGCTGGTCTGGAAACGTCCGGCGCTGGTTGAGCGCGAGAAGAAGATCACCAAGGACCTTGGCCGTTTCCGTCAGGACAGCCAGTGGCACACCCCGCGCGCCCTGCTCTATACCGTGCTGCAACGCCTGCCGGGCAGCATGTTCATTCTGGCTGGCGGTCTGCTGCTCACCTACTGCGGTCTGCTCAGTCCCAAGCTGATGTTCCAGATCACCCTGAACCTTGCCCTCGGCTATCTGGTATTCAGCGTCTATCTGGCGGTGATGCGCCCGGGCGGCATCGCCGAAACCCACTTCCGGATCCCGAAAGCGGAGCTGCAGGCCAAGCGCAACAGCATGCGCTACATCTGGTTACCACTGCTGCCGCTCATCATGCTCGCAACCAAGGCGGTGGTTGAACCCTCCACCCTGGGCAACGACGTGATCGGCCAGGCCATGACCCTGACCCTGCTGGGGCTGGCCGCCTATCTGGTGTTCCCCATCTCCCGCGCCCGCATCAAGGGCGAGGCGAGCATGCAGAAGTCGCTGATCGCCATCGCCCTGGCGCTGGCGCCGGTGGCGCTGATCGTGCTGGCTGTGCTCGGTTACTACTACACCGCGCTGAAGCTGACCGGTCGCCTGATCGAATCCTTCTACCTCATCATCATCTGGAGCTTGGTCTACCGCACCGCCCTGCGTGGTCTGGAGCTGGCTGCCCGTCGTCTGGCCTACCGCCGAGCGGTGGCCAAGCGTGAGCACAAATCTTCGGAAGATGCGGAAGGTGGCGAGTCCATCGAAGAGCAGCCCATGGACCTGGAGGATGTCAGCCAGCAATCCCTGCGTCTGACCCGTACCGTGCTGATGCTGATCTTCGGTGTCGCCTTCTACTGGCTCTGGTCCGATCTGGTCGCGGTCTTCTCCTACCTCGACAGCATGGTGCTGTGGCACCGCAGTGAAGGCACCGGCGCCAACGCCGTGCTGTTCCCCATCAGCCTGAGTGACGTGCTGATCGGCTTCCTGCTGCTCGGCGGTGCCTGGTCACTGGCGCGCAACCTGCCCGGCTTGCTGGAGGTGCTGGTGCTCTCCAAGCTCAACCTGGCTCAGGGGACCGCCTACGCCATCACTACCATGCTCAACTACGTGCTGATCGGCTTTGGCTCCCTCACCGCTCTCTCCATGATGGGCGTACAGTGGGACAAGCTGCAGTGGGTAGCGGGTGGTCTGTCAGTCGGTATCGGTTTCGGCATGAAGGAAATTCTTTCCAACTTCGTCTCCGGCATCATCATCCTGTTCGAGCGTCCGGTGCGGATCGGTGACACCGTCACCATCGGCTCCTTCTCCGGTACCGTCTCGCGGATCCGCATTCGCGCCACCACCCTGACCGACTTCGACCGCAAAGAGGTGATCATCCCCAACCAGCAGCTGATGACAGAACGGCTCATCAACTGGTCGCTGAGTGACACCGTCACCCGGGTGATCGTACGGGTGGGCGTGGCGTATGGCTCGGATCTCGAGCTGACTCGCACCCTGCTCAAGCAGGCGGCCGACGAAAACAGCCGCGTGCTGAAAGACCCAGCCCCCATCGTCTACTTCCTCACCTTTGGCGCCAGCACGCTGGATCACGAGCTGCGCTTCTTCGTGAGCGAACTGGGTGATCGCAACCCGGCGGTAGACGAGTTGAACCGCAAGATCGACCAGCTGTTCCGCGAGAACGGCATCGAGATCGCCTTCAACCAGATGGATGTCTACATCAAGAACATGCAGGGCGAAGAGCAGAAGGTGGAGTCCAACTCCGCCGCTCTGCCACCTCCCGCGGAAGATGGCAAGCAGCCAGCCTGA
- the pykF gene encoding pyruvate kinase PykF — protein sequence MKKTKIVCTIGPKTESKEMLAKMLDAGMNVMRLNFSHGDYAEHGSRISNLRAVMAETGKHAAILLDTKGPEIRTMKLEGGNDVALVAGQTFTFTTDQTVVGNKDKVAVTYAGFANDLRVGNRILVDDGLIGLDVIEITEREVICKVLNNGDLGENKGVNLPGVSIKLPALAEKDKRDLIFGCEQGVDFVAASFIRKKEDVLEIREHLKAHGGENIQIISKIENQEGLDNFDEILAVSDGIMVARGDMGVEIPVEEVIFAQKMIIAKCNKARKVVITATQMLDSMIKNPRPTRAEAGDVANAILDGTDAVMLSGESAKGKYPLEAVTIMATICERTDAVMPSNLSAANDSNKLRITEAVCKGAVETSEKLDAPLIVVATEGGKSAKAIRKYFPKAWILAITTNKKTAAQLVLTKGVVAHVVDSIASTDDFYRIGKEAALEIGMGLKGDVVVMVSGALVPSGTTNTASVHVL from the coding sequence ATGAAAAAGACCAAAATTGTCTGCACCATCGGTCCGAAGACCGAATCCAAAGAAATGCTGGCCAAAATGCTGGACGCCGGCATGAACGTCATGCGCCTGAACTTCTCCCACGGTGACTACGCCGAGCACGGCAGCCGTATCAGCAACCTGCGTGCTGTAATGGCCGAGACCGGCAAGCACGCAGCTATCCTGCTGGACACCAAGGGTCCGGAAATCCGTACCATGAAGCTGGAAGGCGGCAACGACGTCGCGCTGGTCGCTGGCCAGACTTTCACCTTCACCACCGACCAGACCGTGGTTGGCAACAAAGACAAAGTGGCCGTGACCTATGCAGGTTTCGCCAACGATCTGCGCGTCGGCAACCGCATCCTGGTTGATGACGGCCTGATCGGTCTGGACGTTATCGAAATCACCGAGCGCGAAGTTATCTGTAAAGTGCTGAACAACGGTGATCTGGGCGAGAACAAAGGCGTTAACCTGCCGGGCGTCTCCATCAAGCTGCCGGCCCTGGCCGAGAAAGACAAGCGCGACCTGATCTTCGGTTGCGAGCAAGGCGTTGATTTCGTTGCTGCTTCTTTCATCCGTAAGAAAGAAGACGTTCTGGAAATCCGTGAGCACCTGAAAGCCCACGGTGGCGAGAACATCCAGATCATCTCCAAGATCGAAAACCAGGAAGGTCTGGACAACTTCGACGAGATCCTGGCTGTTTCCGACGGCATCATGGTTGCTCGTGGCGACATGGGTGTAGAGATCCCGGTTGAAGAGGTTATCTTCGCCCAGAAGATGATCATCGCCAAGTGCAACAAAGCCCGCAAAGTGGTTATCACTGCCACCCAGATGCTGGACTCCATGATCAAGAACCCGCGTCCGACCCGCGCCGAAGCTGGCGACGTGGCCAACGCCATCCTGGACGGTACCGACGCAGTGATGCTGTCCGGTGAATCCGCCAAGGGTAAGTACCCGCTGGAAGCCGTGACCATCATGGCCACCATCTGCGAGCGTACCGATGCCGTGATGCCGTCCAACCTGTCTGCTGCAAACGACAGCAACAAGCTGCGCATCACCGAAGCCGTATGTAAAGGCGCCGTAGAGACCTCCGAGAAGCTGGACGCCCCGCTGATCGTGGTTGCTACCGAAGGCGGCAAATCTGCCAAGGCCATTCGCAAGTACTTCCCGAAAGCCTGGATCCTGGCTATCACCACCAACAAGAAAACTGCTGCCCAGCTGGTTCTGACCAAGGGTGTGGTTGCTCACGTGGTTGACAGCATCGCCTCTACCGACGATTTCTATCGCATCGGTAAAGAAGCCGCGCTGGAAATCGGCATGGGTCTGAAAGGTGACGTGGTTGTGATGGTCTCCGGTGCTCTGGTACCGAGCGGCACCACCAACACCGCTTCTGTTCACGTTCTTTAA
- a CDS encoding class III extradiol ring-cleavage dioxygenase, which yields MSLAPVWFISHGAPDLVLREQPATRFLRTLRLGELKGLVVISAHWFSRELQINVEPKPALMYDFYGFPEPLYRMRWPASSPEWLQQGVSDQLALAGLTATPVRRELDHGVWSPLSLIDPNSEIPLVQVSIPASFTPAQLWQLGEVLGALRSQGIGILASGAITHNLRALAPEGSPVPEWASLFVDWLEQKMADEDRLALLDYRRLAPGAVESHPHDDHLRPLFVALGAADGVAPARLHESWDGGSLYMGAYRFG from the coding sequence ATGTCCCTCGCCCCCGTCTGGTTTATCTCTCACGGCGCACCGGATCTGGTGCTGCGTGAGCAACCCGCCACCCGCTTTCTGCGAACCCTGCGTCTGGGTGAGCTCAAGGGGCTGGTGGTCATCTCCGCCCACTGGTTCAGCCGCGAGCTGCAGATCAACGTCGAGCCCAAACCGGCCTTGATGTACGACTTTTACGGCTTCCCCGAGCCCCTCTACCGGATGCGCTGGCCTGCCAGCAGCCCCGAGTGGCTGCAACAAGGGGTGAGCGACCAGCTGGCACTGGCCGGACTGACCGCCACCCCGGTGCGGCGCGAGCTGGATCACGGAGTCTGGTCGCCCCTATCTCTGATCGACCCAAACAGCGAGATCCCGCTGGTGCAGGTCTCCATTCCCGCGAGCTTCACCCCGGCCCAGTTGTGGCAGTTGGGAGAGGTGTTGGGGGCACTGCGCAGTCAGGGGATTGGCATCCTCGCCTCCGGCGCCATCACCCACAACCTGCGGGCGCTGGCACCGGAAGGCTCGCCAGTGCCGGAGTGGGCCAGCCTGTTTGTCGACTGGCTGGAGCAGAAGATGGCCGACGAGGATCGGCTGGCGCTGCTCGACTATCGTCGGCTGGCTCCAGGCGCGGTGGAGTCCCATCCCCACGACGATCATCTGCGCCCACTCTTTGTGGCGTTGGGGGCCGCTGATGGTGTGGCGCCCGCTCGGCTGCACGAGAGCTGGGATGGCGGCAGCCTCTATATGGGCGCCTACCGCTTCGGCTGA